The Eulemur rufifrons isolate Redbay chromosome 14, OSU_ERuf_1, whole genome shotgun sequence sequence AGAGATCTCTCCAGTCTCTTCCAAAGATCTGTGAATCAGACAACACAGATACTTCTAGAAAGGTTTCTACAAGATGAGGGTGCAAATTTCAGCCCTGTGGTGGGTGGGAGAACCGAGCTCAGGGCCTCTGATGACAAAATCCAGGGCATGTAGGAAATAATCCAAGAATAACAAGTGCAGCGATTTCTTTCCTTAAAGTAAGCACATGCATGAGCAATGCCtgaaaatctcttttttaaaaagcccatctAATGTGTATGATAAGAATGTGACCCCAAATGTGTATTTAGCTGCTTATCCGGGCACCCACAGTATTCAACAAACCAAAACTAGAGAAGAGAACTAGCTTGACCCAGTGCCATGCTTGGCAtcttacatgtattatctcatttaatcctctcacaATCCTTTAAGACCTTGTTTCCCCAAATGGGGCATATACTCCAGGATGATTCTGGGGGTGCATGGCAacctcttaaaaatttttaatggctatacatttgttttcatgtatatttaaaaatatacctagtACATGATACCTATGTCATCACAGATATTATTCCTTAagataaaactaatttttaaagagaatcattgaaagaaatgttttaagtCAATGCTCGGACAGGCAGACACAAGTGTGGCAAATGTCACTCAAGCATGGGAATGGATGGGGTTTTGGGAACCACAGCTCACAGGTGTGGTTTTGCAGATGAGTCTCAGGGAAGCTAAATCACCTGCCACGGTCACCCAGTCAGCAGGTGTGGAGCTGGATTTAAACCCAGCCTGCCCGACCTGAAGgtcttcctcctccatctctgcCACCATCATACATCACAGTCCCTGAAACTGTTAAAAAACCACGGTAGATCAGAAATAGTCTTGTTAGATCAGATTGGTGGTcctcaactgggggtgattttgcgccctccaggggacatttagcaatgcCTAGAGTCAACTTCTGGTGGgtgctactggcacctagtgggtagaggccagggatactcTTAAACATTCCACAATACGCAGGACAGCCCCTCCCCCGAACAGTAAAGAATGATCCAGCCAAAATGTCAGGAGTGCCGAGGTTGAGAAATCTGGGGTTAGACTGTATCTACTgatatagaaaaatatctatgctatattatttaaaaaatgcaagagCGGAAAAAAACATTGTACAGAATtaagctcatttttaaattaaaaaaaatctatatgttAAGAATATGCATTGGAAGAATTTGAAGGCATCacaaattataacaaatttatGATTACTCCTGGAGGTGGGATGGCCTTATGACAACTCTCATTTCTGCTTgattcattttaatgatatttacaGTTCTTTTCCAGTGAGCTTGCATTACATTtatgatgagaaaaacaaatattggtCAAACAAAGCTGCCGTGTGTGGCCGCACAGGGAAGCACTGTGTGACTCTGATAAGGGGAGGGGGTGTCGTGCAGGCTGGTGGCTCCACTGTCTTTAATGCCCATAAAACACCAGAGTCTTCACTGATCATTCTGACCGCCAGGTGATGAAGTTTGATGTTAATTAATGGGTTGTGTGCCTGTTATCCTCATTAGGGTCCTCAGTGCACCCAAAGTAGAGTGTGGCGGGGAAGAAACTCTGTAGGTCGTGGCTTTGCTCAGTCAACCCAGGCATACCCTGTCGCTTTCCCAGGTTCCAGAAACGCCACCGAAGCCGGTTCCTATGGACTGGACTTGCATTGTGGAGCCTCTGGCTGTTTTGACCCCTGCCAGAATTACACCCTCTTGGATGAACCTTTCCGAAGCACAGAGAACACAGAAGACACCCGGGGGTGTGACAACGACTTGAGCGGCTGGTACCGCTTTGTGGGTGAAGGAGGAGTGCAGATGCCGGAGACCTGTGTCCAGGTGTACCGATGCCAGACGGACGCCCCCCTGTGGCTGAACGGGACCCACCCCGTCCTTGGGGACGGCATTGTCAACCACATTGCCTGTGCCCACTGGAGTAACAACTGCTGTTTCTGGAACACGGAGGTGCTGGTGAAGGCCTGTCCGGGCGGGTACTACGTGTACTGGTTGCAGGGCACCCCCCAGTGTAGTCTGAGATACTGCACAGGTGAGTGGCAGGGGCCCCGCGAGATGCCCCTGGGCTCAGCAAAGTGAGTGGAGCAGGTTAAGGGGGGACGACCCAGAGCAGCCTGGACTCGGCTCTGGCCAGTATTGCCCGGTGGTGACATGGCCCAAGGGTTGTCAGGCCTTCCAACATCTCAAGTAAATTCCAGAAATTCCAATTCAAGGGCACATTCTCCTGGTTTATTAGGCCCATTCAGATTTCCATTCTACATAGGCAGTTTAACttacctctttgagcctcagttttcttctctgaaaagaaaaatggataatgCCAAAAATAACAGTGAAGACACAGTGGTCACAATGCCCCTGCTGCCATCCTAAGCACTTTAAATGACCCTCTTCCCAACTCCTTGAGATAGGTGCTATCTAATTACCCCAGTGGGGCCCAGAGAAGTCAAGGAGCTCTCCCAGCATCACACAGCTGGagtgtggcagagctgggatttgaacttgcACTCCAGGGGCGtagccaccatgctgggcctcAAGTCCACCCTGCTCTGCATCCTGATTCTCTTCTTCCTTGCCCATGCCCCAGACCCTTCCACTGTGAAGGACAAGTGCGAGGGGGCCTGCCGCCCTGAGGAGGAGTGCCTCCTCTCTGTCAATGGCACCTGGGAATGTTTCTGCAGACAGAACCTCAACGGCTCTGGTGAGTGGCTCTCTGGGCAGGTGGCTGCCATCCCgagtgggcagggcaggaggcgGGGGGCATGGACCTGAGGTTGGGGGACCGTGGGTTCTCCAGTCCACTTGCTACAAAACCAGTGGGTTTGCAAGGATGGGAGGGCAGAGTTGGAACAAATTTCCATGTTGACCACTGAGCCACGGCCTCAGAAAATGGTTTTGGTGGCATGGGCAGGCCTTACCCAGGAGGGACAAAGGCACCAAAGACAAGAACTCTGCAAGCGTGGGAGCTGCGACCAGGTAGCTGCAGAGTCTTCATGTCAGGGACATGGTGGACTCCTGGGACAACTCAtctaccctctctgagccttaatgtcctcatctataaaacggggataagatgataataaaaatactcaCCGTACAGGGCTATTGTGAGAACTAAATCAGAGCAGTTCAAATGGGCCAGTTTGAGAGGTGATGAGTTTTTCATCCCCGGAGGTGAGCAAGCAGAGGCAGATGGCTCTGGGTAGAAATGCCATAGAAGAGCTCAACTGGGGTTGGGTGAGCTTCCCACTGAGATTATTTCCCTCCATCATTGGACTCTAATGAGGGCCTTTGACCTTGCCCTTGGCACAATATGCCTCCCTCTGAGCACAGTCCAGGTCCCTATTGGAGAGagagtgttctaggcagagggacaAGAAGGACCATGACATATTTGGAAATTGGAGCTGCAGGGTGTGTGGGGGAGCTTGGGTGTGCCCAGCAGGAGCAGCGTGGGGGATGAAGGGTGGGAAACGGCCTGCTCTCCTCGAAGACTGTCTCTGCTCATTGGGTGGATGAGACCCCAAAGGGGTGGCATTGTCTTCTGGGGCTCAAAGCCCATCACAGAATCAGGCGTTAGGATTTGCGGATGCCCTCCCTGTACCTGGATGGGCCCCAAGGGCACCCTGAGCTGACTGGGGGAGAGGTGGCCTGCCTCACGTCCTCAGCAGTGCCCAGCAGAGCGGTGGCTGTCCAGTGGGCCCCCACTGTGTGCAGACACGATCATTCTGGGATCTGGCTTTCAcatccttctccctctcccacacCTCTACCCTCTCCCATCGTAGGTTCCTATCCTGTGAACTCGGCGCTTCTGCAAACACAACATCCCCTCTCTCCCCGCTCCACGCTTTTGCCCCTGCTGTTCCCTTAGTCTGGGATGTCCTCACCTGCTTTAttcacctgcaaaactccagccATGAACCCTTCTCTGACTTAACCAACAGAGCTGTATGTTCCTTTTCGTGGGCTCCCCCTGCACCCGGAACACACTTCTGTCAGTTCCTTCATCATTTTGAATTGTAATAAGTGGCTGGTGTGTTGGTGTTTACCCAAGACCAAGTTGGCCAAGTCCACGTCTTAGTTATTTCCGTGTTGAATGTGCCTAGCCCTTGGAAAAGGTGGTTGGTAAATGTGGAATCAATGCATTCATGAGCTCAGTGGAAATTGTGTTTCTATTAGTTTACTATCTGTCTCCCCTGTTAGAATGCTAGCTCTGTAAGGGTGGGGattttgtcaggtttttttttttttttttttgagacagagtctcgccctgttgcccggactagagtgccatggcatcagcctagctcacagcaacctcaaactcctgggcttaagcgatcctactgcctcagcctcccgagtagctgggcctacaggcatgcgccaccatgcctggctaactttttctatatatatatatttttagttgtccctataatttctttctatttttagtagagacggggtcttgctcttgctcaggctggtctctaactcctgacctcgagcgatccacctgccttggcctcccagagtgctaggattacaggcgtgagccaccgcgccctgccgaTTTTGTCAGTTTTGATAAGTGTTGTATCCCCACTGCCTGGCAGATAGCAGATGCTcaagaagtatttgttgaataaatggtgaatgaatgaatgaatgaatgaatatgatgGCTCTGATCCTGTTGAGATGTGCTGGCTTTACAAAGGAGTATATATCTAGCTTTGATTTTATgtgggctgtccggaaagtacccagccattgttaatatatcGAGAACATAgtgcatggctggatactttccagacagcccttgtagTATGGAATGCAGGACCATCCTGCTTCCCCAAAGCCCCAATTCCCAAGGGGAACCAGACAGGAAAACCTTAGCCAAGCCTGCACACAGGATGCTTGAAAATCTTGGACCAGGGCTGCTCTGCCAACCCTCCCTACCACCAACCTGGCCGTGAATTCCATCTGGGTCCCAGGCATCTGCTAGTCTACCCAACCTCctggtgggcatggtggcattgCCAAAGGGCAAGGAATGTGGGTTCTGCCCACTGCTTCCAGTCCGCCGTCCACTCCACCTGCCCCCTCTCTGCTTTGCAGATATCCACAATTTGCAGCCTAAGCTGGACTGCGGGGCCAAGGAGATCCAGGTGAAGCTGGACAAGTGTTTGCTGGGAGGCCTGGGTTTGGGGAAGGAGGTCATTGCCTACTTGCGGGACCGAAACTGCAGCAGCAATGTGCAAAGCGAGGACAGGGACTGGGTGTCTGTGACCAGCCCCGTCCAGGCTGGTGCCTGTGGGAACATTTTGGAGGTAAGTGGCATTCACACCACTGCTGCCAGAGTGTGGGAATTGGGTTGATGGTACCCATCATAGAAGCTGTGAGATCTTGGGCTTGTCATTTAGCTACTCTGGGCCTCCAGGGTTATGTGGGATTACACATGTTGGGCCATGTGAGGAGCTTAGCACAGGTCTGACACTGGAGCTTAATAAATGTAAGCTATAATTGAGATTATTTTAATTAGGGCTGATGTGGATGCACAGAGGAGCAAGCGTGGTGGTTCCTGACTTCCCCAGGGTCAATAATTTATTGTTGCAGTTTTCGGTCTTGGGTCCTCATTCCTCTTCTCATAAAGTGTCAGTGCCACTGGAGGAGGAGGTCCCTTTACCTCCCTTGAGAGCAGAAGGCAGGGTGGCTGCATGATTGAGAACACCTactctggaatcagacagatcTGAGTTTGAGATACAtctacacacatgtatatacatatatatatatggtttgttTTTGTGCCGAAGAGAAATCAAACGCATGCCATCTACAAAAACACCGTCTCCTTGGTCAACGATTTCATCATCAGAGACATCATCCTCAACGTCAACTTCCAATGTGCCTACCCGCTGGACATGAAAGTCAGCCTCCAAACTGCCCTGCAGCCCATCGTGAGGTATGGTGCTGCTTGCCCTTTGACCTATAGCCCTGACATTGGTCACACTCACTTCCAGTACAGCTTATGATGTCCACACGATGCTACTGACCTCCTCTGGGAGCTTCCATTCATTCAATcgtttattccacaaatatttattgatctcaTATTAAGGACGTTCCACATGAACAAGGCAAACAGAATGTTTGTGGATGTTAAAGATTATTATTAGGAAGCAATGCAGCAACATGAAATAGTGCTTATTAAATGTGCTAGGGAACAAAAGCATAGGACAAGTTCACTCACCTTGAAGAACAATGGTATTAAACAACTAATTAAGTCAATATTTATAAGCGAGATGAATACTTTCAGGAGAAACATGGGATGCCTTAGGGGCGGGGAACGGGGCTCCCAGACCCAGTATTTGTGGGGTGGAGGGTCAGGAAGACTTCCTTACAAATGTGGAATTTGAGCAGAGACTAGCTTTGATTGGATAAACAATGCCCCCATCCCCACCAGAAATAGAACCAAATAGCAATTTGTGTAGGATTCAGTCCTGACAGgggtttttatctgttttgttgtATCTCTGTGCCTGGAATGGGGTCCCACTGAATCAATGTTCCTTAGCATTCCTAGACTTGCCAGGGGACTTTCTGGGTGTCAGAAATCCAGAATCCAGAGTGCCTTTTCTCTTGTTGCCTCCTGGACTCACAGAATGGCAAGATCAGAAGAAttagaaattttctatttaatggtTTTCAGACTGTATGATGTTGGAGCCCCTGgtttatcaaaaatgaaaatgaaagccatTTATCTTGTTAACATTTGTGAAGCGGAGGGAAGAGATCTGCTGCTAAAAATAGTGAACCCACAGACCTGGTCGCAAGCCCCATTCTCCGGGCAAGAAGATGGAGCCGTGCACTCACAGTTATTCCTCGAGTGAGGGAGACACCTGTGACCTGTCCTGCAGGAAATGCTGCAGACAGACTCCTCTGTCTGCCAAGCGTAGTGCCTAGAAGTTAATAAATGCTCAGtttaaatgaatgattaaatagtTCGTTTAGGGATCAAAGAGGTGCCTTTGCTTCCACAAGTGCCTTATGTAAGTGCAGGGCTTGATTTATGTTGTTTTCTCTGGTAAGAAACTGATGTTTGCACTCTTGTGCCTCTCCTTGTCTTAGTTCCCTGAATGTCAGTGTGAATGGGGAGGGAGAGTTCACTGTCAGGATGGCCCTCTTCCAAGACCAGAACTACACGAGTCCTTACGAAGGGGCCCAGGCTGTGCTGTCAGTGGAATCCATGCTCTATGTGGGCGCCATCTTGGAGAGAGGGGACACCTCCCGGTTCAACCTGCTACTGAGGAACTGCTATGCCACCCCCAGTGAAGACAAGGCTGACCCTGTGAAGTATTTCATCATCAGAAACAGGTAATGGGTGACTCTGGGATTATCTTTTGGCCCTAATAAGGTCTGGGGGAAAATGTTCGTTCTCTCCATGCCTGACAATTGTGTAAGTTGTATTACACGTCATGACCACACCCTTGGACCCAGAAATGTCACTCCCAAAATTTTAAactaaagtattaaaaaataccaaataggTGGGCAGAGTAGAGAAATgtcaattattttccatttcagtatTCTTGATAACTTTGGCAACAGGTTCATTGTTCGAAAAAGGGGATCAACTAAGCGATGATGAACTGTTATACAGATATTAACACTGATCAATATGAAAACAATATAACAAATGTTATGGGATGAAATATTATTGAATGCTGGTAACTGACAAGAACAGAGGAAAATGCATCTCTATAGATTATGATTCAAATCATTATAATAATAGTAGCTGATATTTATCACTGAGTTtagctctgtgccaagcactgtgcagAGCAGTACATGTGGGTTATCTCATTAAAGGCTTCCATCATCCGTATGAAGTGGATATTACtgtctccactttacagataagaaaattgaggttcaGTAAGGATAATTAACTTGCCCATGCTCATTTAGCTAGAAAGTGGGTCGGGCTGAAATTTAAAACCAGTCTGTTTCACTCCAGAGACTGTGCCCCAAATAATCTAAACCATGTGAGCTTATGGATAACATCTTGGAGAAAACTTGGGGGaacattaatagaaaaaagtCCATGTTGTCATAATGGAGGGAGGGAACCTGGAGGGCTCTTGCTGCTGGTTTTAGAAATTACACTCTTGCCCCTGTCACCCACACCCAGCTGCCCAAATCAATATGATTCAACTATCCACGTGGAGGAGAATGGGAGGTCCTCGGAAAGCCGGTTCTCAGTTCAGATGTTCATGTTTGCTGGACATTATGACCTAGTGTTCCTGCACTGTGAGATCCGTCTCTGCGATTCCCGTAATGAACAGTGCGAGCCTGTGAGTGTCTCTTTGGACTGGACTCTTCAGAGCCTGGCTTGGATCCTGGCACTGATAGGCCCTCCGTATATAGTTATTGGGATCAtgcatggagggagggagggcaggagggtggagggaagggagggaggaagggagagagaaagagagaaagaaaaaaagaaagagagagagagaaaggaaggaaggaaggatgatgAACGtgaaggagaaaagaacaaaggatgAATAGATGGACTTTAGGCTTCCTAAAAGCCCATTTGTAAACAATTATTTTGTCCCCAGGAGGCAGATCTGAAGAAAACTGTCTGCTAGATTCCCTTGGCACAAGAcatgttttaaatgattataataatCGTTGACTTTGTCGGTGCTTACTCTGTGTAAAGCGCCATGCTAAACTTTTACCTAATTTACCTCTCACCACAACCCTTTAAGTAGATTCTTTTATCAGCCCCAtttgaaggaaactgaggctcagagaagtcctTGCCCAGGGGCCACACACAGTTAGAAAGCATCAGTGGGGATGTGCCCCAGCCGAGAGGTGACTCCAGTGCCCACCCCCTCGTGTTCTTACTGCCGTTTGGCCCCTCCCGTGAACAGCTGGCATCTGTTAAGTGCTTACGAAAGGTCTGTGTATGGCAGACATACCCAATTTTAATCTCACAATCAGGTGGGTACTATTTAGTCATCATAGAGAGGTGAAGTCATTtgctagaagaaaatggagaggCGCTTCAAACCCAGATTTGTTTGACATAACAGTGAGAATTCTCTAGATTGAGATAACCACAGCATCCAAATTAGGGCCATAGGGTGGGTGGGGCCCAGTTCTTGGGCCAGAGCTGCCTGTTGCAGGAGCAGTGTGGATGGGAATCGTGCATTTAAATGTTGATGTAATGAGAGTTCTCCATTCCCGCAGTCTTGCTCAAGAAATCAAGTCCGCAGTGAAGTACTGGCCATCGACTTAGCCCGGGTTCTAGATTTGGGACCCATCATCCGGAGAGGTAAGTAACCAAGGCCTGGTGACAAGACCAGCTGGCCAAGTGTTGACACAGATGCTTGGGGTCACCAGCTCAACTCTTTAGGGCTTTTTTACCCCCTCAGTCTAGCCTGCACAGGTGAATCTATTCCATGAGGTGCTTTGGGTAATAATAATAACGCCATTTGTGCTGGACCTCCTGTGTGCCAGAGGCCAAGCTAAGCTCTTGCATCCATCAATTCCCTTAGTCCTCCCATGACTgtgtccattttacaggtgagcaaCCAAGACTCCGAGAGATTAAGTGACTCACCCAAAGATAACCCTGCTCGGGAGTGGCTGGAGTTAGGATTGAACCCAGCTCAGCCTGATTCCAAAGCACCTGCTCCCAGGTCCCCAGAACTCAGTCCCTGTGGGGTGAAGTCTAAGTCCTAACTCCCACTTAACTGCAGCTTTGTTTCCTAGCGAGTGAGTGTGTTCTCCAAAAATTCAGTTAGAGTATTCTGGAGTATGATACAGGGGAAGCTTTCCAATTGTTCCTCAAATTTTCATCCGTCCTACTCACAGATTAGCAGTACtgtcatcatttttatttccaccaGAATGGAGAAGTCAAGAaacttaaaagaatgaaaacatttttttacccctaaaaaaattaagatgcagtaatattaaaaatagtaacaataataatatttttttgtggCTGGCACTGTGCCAAACACCTTTCTATGCGTTGTCATTTTGAATACTTACAATAGCTCAAGGTAAGTGCTGTTACCACTTCCGTTCTCCGGATGAGCAAATGGAGGCTAACTCGAGACAGCAACCCACACTGAGTTGTCCTAACATTTTACTGAGCCTTCAGCGTGAAGCCTCATGTGGTATCGCAGGGTAACTGGGTGGGGGCAATTAAACAGAGACATgggggtttgaatcccagctctgctactgaCTGGCAAGGTCAGCTTGGCAAGTCCCTTAACATcgctgagcctcagtcttcttgTTTGGCAAATGGGGATGAGAATACTTTCCTCGAAAATCTGTTAAGAGGATTAAGTTTAAAATGCGTGCAGTGTGTTTAGAAAGGTGCCTGCCAGGTGATAGATGCCTCCACAATGTGCATTGTCAGTGGTCGTGATGACCAGGTTTGGAGGAGCTGTGGCCTCAGGGCTGCAGTCACCGGAGCAGTACTGAGGAAATCCTCACCTTCTACTCTTGTTCACAGGTGCCCAGTCTCCTGGTGTCATGAATGGAACCCCCCGCCCCACAGGTACACCATCTTCTCATGGCTTTCCCACACCCTCCcaactctctctccttc is a genomic window containing:
- the GP2 gene encoding pancreatic secretory granule membrane major glycoprotein GP2 isoform X2, which translates into the protein MVSSDLLWLALATCVLTLASTVQLGSRNATEAGSYGLDLHCGASGCFDPCQNYTLLDEPFRSTENTEDTRGCDNDLSGWYRFVGEGGVQMPETCVQVYRCQTDAPLWLNGTHPVLGDGIVNHIACAHWSNNCCFWNTEVLVKACPGGYYVYWLQGTPQCSLRYCTDPSTVKDKCEGACRPEEECLLSVNGTWECFCRQNLNGSDIHNLQPKLDCGAKEIQVKLDKCLLGGLGLGKEVIAYLRDRNCSSNVQSEDRDWVSVTSPVQAGACGNILERNQTHAIYKNTVSLVNDFIIRDIILNVNFQCAYPLDMKVSLQTALQPIVSSLNVSVNGEGEFTVRMALFQDQNYTSPYEGAQAVLSVESMLYVGAILERGDTSRFNLLLRNCYATPSEDKADPVKYFIIRNSCPNQYDSTIHVEENGRSSESRFSVQMFMFAGHYDLVFLHCEIRLCDSRNEQCEPSCSRNQVRSEVLAIDLARVLDLGPIIRRGAQSPGVMNGTPRPTEFLVAWPMMLLTVLLAWLF
- the GP2 gene encoding pancreatic secretory granule membrane major glycoprotein GP2 isoform X3, translated to MVSSDLLWLALATCVLTLASTVQLVGRDPSTVKDKCEGACRPEEECLLSVNGTWECFCRQNLNGSDIHNLQPKLDCGAKEIQVKLDKCLLGGLGLGKEVIAYLRDRNCSSNVQSEDRDWVSVTSPVQAGACGNILERNQTHAIYKNTVSLVNDFIIRDIILNVNFQCAYPLDMKVSLQTALQPIVSSLNVSVNGEGEFTVRMALFQDQNYTSPYEGAQAVLSVESMLYVGAILERGDTSRFNLLLRNCYATPSEDKADPVKYFIIRNSCPNQYDSTIHVEENGRSSESRFSVQMFMFAGHYDLVFLHCEIRLCDSRNEQCEPSCSRNQVRSEVLAIDLARVLDLGPIIRRGAQSPGVMNGTPRPTEFLVAWPMMLLTVLLAWLF
- the GP2 gene encoding pancreatic secretory granule membrane major glycoprotein GP2 isoform X1, with the protein product MVSSDLLWLALATCVLTLASTVQLGSRNATEAGSYGLDLHCGASGCFDPCQNYTLLDEPFRSTENTEDTRGCDNDLSGWYRFVGEGGVQMPETCVQVYRCQTDAPLWLNGTHPVLGDGIVNHIACAHWSNNCCFWNTEVLVKACPGGYYVYWLQGTPQCSLRYCTDPSTVKDKCEGACRPEEECLLSVNGTWECFCRQNLNGSDIHNLQPKLDCGAKEIQVKLDKCLLGGLGLGKEVIAYLRDRNCSSNVQSEDRDWVSVTSPVQAGACGNILERNQTHAIYKNTVSLVNDFIIRDIILNVNFQCAYPLDMKVSLQTALQPIVSSLNVSVNGEGEFTVRMALFQDQNYTSPYEGAQAVLSVESMLYVGAILERGDTSRFNLLLRNCYATPSEDKADPVKYFIIRNSCPNQYDSTIHVEENGRSSESRFSVQMFMFAGHYDLVFLHCEIRLCDSRNEQCEPSCSRNQVRSEVLAIDLARVLDLGPIIRRGAQSPGVMNGTPRPTGTWKNLRPWETWRSFTDGVIQLPLCVHEETDTQRALNPELRNSYFSLTAADVRVQELHLASLGSSVY